In bacterium, a single window of DNA contains:
- a CDS encoding ABC transporter substrate-binding protein, which translates to MKATHAYRVLGIGLLVAMLLTGASAQAPSLTLTFVRLSTAAHNAYLDPLIAAFEKAHPTFKIESINVAAGGYEAIAQRALLGAAGGTAPDLVQVGYHLTRTFVESGRAVGLDIFMKADKAFRDDNLLPAMLSLGRVDGKYYLVPIGTSTPVMYINEEAFQKAGLDPKSTPKTWAETRAAAERLKAAGYEGVLWGWSITGNWIFQTMLEQAGGRMASDDGYTATFNREPGVRVAEYFADLSSNKLMPVTDQTVQLFSSGRLGMLVDSSFQRVNLPKASNFPVRMATIPTPDGRPGRLPAGGNGIMILSQDVSRLQAAWRFARYLTEPEVNRIIGENSGYTPANQSVLVALRKQYAKDANYQVVLADGERVVPWHSWPGQNGTQISQIIRDAQHAILLGRRAPKAALDEAAVQVQALLRR; encoded by the coding sequence ATGAAGGCAACACATGCGTACCGTGTCCTGGGCATTGGTCTGCTCGTTGCGATGCTGCTGACCGGCGCGTCGGCCCAAGCCCCTTCGCTGACGCTCACATTCGTGCGCCTGAGCACTGCGGCTCACAACGCCTATCTGGACCCCCTCATAGCGGCCTTCGAAAAAGCCCATCCCACGTTCAAGATTGAGTCCATCAACGTGGCGGCAGGCGGCTACGAGGCGATCGCGCAGCGGGCTCTACTGGGCGCGGCCGGCGGCACCGCCCCCGACCTCGTCCAAGTTGGGTACCATCTGACGCGCACATTCGTGGAAAGCGGAAGGGCGGTCGGGCTTGACATCTTCATGAAGGCAGACAAGGCCTTCAGGGATGACAACCTTCTCCCGGCAATGCTTAGTCTGGGGAGGGTGGACGGCAAGTACTACTTAGTTCCGATCGGCACCAGTACTCCGGTGATGTACATCAACGAAGAGGCCTTCCAGAAGGCCGGCCTCGACCCCAAGAGCACTCCGAAGACCTGGGCCGAGACGCGCGCAGCAGCCGAGAGGCTCAAGGCCGCCGGCTACGAAGGCGTGCTCTGGGGATGGTCAATAACCGGGAACTGGATCTTTCAGACCATGCTCGAGCAGGCTGGTGGGCGGATGGCGAGCGACGATGGCTACACGGCGACGTTCAACCGCGAACCCGGCGTCAGGGTGGCCGAGTACTTCGCCGATCTGTCGTCGAACAAGCTCATGCCTGTCACGGACCAAACGGTGCAGCTCTTCTCCTCGGGGCGGTTGGGGATGCTGGTTGACTCGTCGTTCCAGCGCGTGAACCTTCCAAAGGCGTCCAATTTCCCAGTGCGCATGGCGACCATCCCGACGCCCGACGGTCGGCCCGGTCGGCTGCCGGCCGGAGGCAACGGAATCATGATCCTCTCTCAGGACGTCAGCCGCCTGCAGGCCGCCTGGCGGTTCGCCAGGTACTTGACGGAGCCCGAGGTTAACCGGATCATCGGCGAGAACTCCGGGTATACTCCGGCAAACCAGAGCGTGTTGGTGGCATTGCGCAAGCAGTACGCGAAGGACGCGAACTACCAGGTTGTGCTGGCGGACGGCGAGCGGGTGGTCCCCTGGCATTCCTGGCCAGGGCAGAACGGCACACAGATCTCGCAGATCATCCGGGATGCACAGCATGCGATCCTCCTCGGCCGACGCGCTCCCAAGGCGGCACTAGACGAGGCGGCAGTGCAGGTGCAGGCGCTTCTGAGGCGGTGA
- a CDS encoding sugar-binding transcriptional regulator, with product MLGREAARSAGPPMINEDSRLLTKAATLYYKADLTQAEIAQRLGISRQLVGRLLKRARAQGIVEIRIRPSPSSSFTELEHALETAWGLREARVVAPAAESDEANKEALGQAAAAFLEQRISAGDVVGLSWGSTLYQCARHLTPTPTPAVKAVQINGSLDRTTQPTHAEYIIHRVSEAFGAEPNLLPAPLIVDRPDIKASLVSDSLISAVLELGRKATICVFGIGSLSSLSSLYKTGHVNEELLQRLEASGSVGDICGRFYDHDGSPSAPDLDARTIAIELSDLRSKGLSVGVAGGLHKVEAIRGALRGRYCTVLITDRETAEALLRD from the coding sequence ATGCTTGGCCGGGAGGCAGCGAGAAGCGCCGGTCCGCCGATGATCAACGAAGACAGCAGGCTTCTGACCAAGGCCGCGACGCTGTACTACAAGGCCGACCTGACGCAGGCCGAGATCGCACAGCGCCTGGGGATATCGCGCCAGTTGGTCGGGCGCCTGCTGAAGAGGGCACGGGCGCAGGGCATTGTCGAGATCAGGATACGTCCGTCTCCGTCCTCATCTTTCACCGAGCTCGAGCACGCACTGGAGACTGCCTGGGGCCTTCGCGAAGCGCGCGTCGTGGCACCGGCCGCAGAATCCGACGAGGCGAACAAGGAGGCCCTGGGACAGGCGGCTGCTGCTTTCCTGGAGCAGCGGATCAGCGCGGGTGACGTCGTCGGGCTTTCCTGGGGGAGTACCCTCTATCAGTGTGCCCGCCATTTGACACCTACTCCTACGCCGGCTGTGAAGGCCGTTCAGATCAACGGCAGCCTCGACCGCACGACTCAACCGACCCACGCCGAATACATCATCCACCGGGTGAGCGAGGCTTTCGGCGCCGAGCCCAACCTTCTGCCGGCGCCGCTCATCGTCGACCGGCCTGACATCAAAGCCAGCCTGGTGAGCGACTCCCTGATATCCGCCGTGCTGGAACTGGGGCGCAAGGCCACCATCTGCGTGTTCGGAATAGGCAGCCTGTCCAGCCTGTCTTCGCTCTACAAGACCGGCCACGTCAATGAGGAACTACTGCAGAGACTGGAGGCTTCCGGCTCTGTCGGGGACATCTGTGGACGGTTCTACGATCACGATGGGAGTCCCTCAGCTCCGGATCTCGATGCGCGCACCATCGCCATCGAGCTTTCGGATCTACGCTCCAAGGGACTCTCGGTGGGCGTAGCAGGGGGTCTGCACAAGGTAGAGGCGATCAGGGGGGCACTTCGAGGTCGGTACTGCACCGTGCTCATAACCGACAGGGAGACCGCCGAAGCCCTGCTGCGGGATTGA
- a CDS encoding uroporphyrinogen decarboxylase family protein: MLDRISMVRKKTERMSAKERVMTAIAHEEPDRVPIDLWVASEVKQYLAEHFGYDYDTLLDLLGVDFRVVQGPRYVGPELMTQPNGLRSDVWGVLRQPVTYGQGERKGTYLEVAYSPLAHMTTAREIEEYSGWPSPDWWDYGHIADECRRHAGKCVVYAGDRLDRTAQLKTAMYLRGVEQILIDLALNPGIVERIVERVTTYFLEYNRRVFQAAARAIDIFMMGDDFGMQTGLFMSPEKWKRFFAPGFRQCIELAHEYGVKTMHHTCGAVEPLIPEFIDAGLDILQALQPRAAGMDLAGLKKKYGRHLCLHGSMDIQQTMPFGSPQDVRREVRERMDVGKPGGGFIICTAHNLQLDVPTENIAALLEAYHEYAPY, encoded by the coding sequence ATGCTCGATCGCATATCCATGGTTCGCAAGAAGACGGAGAGGATGTCGGCAAAAGAGCGTGTCATGACAGCCATCGCCCACGAGGAGCCCGATCGTGTGCCTATAGACCTATGGGTCGCTTCAGAGGTTAAGCAGTACCTGGCTGAGCATTTTGGCTATGACTACGATACCCTCCTTGATCTGTTGGGAGTCGATTTCCGCGTGGTGCAGGGACCGAGGTACGTTGGCCCAGAGCTCATGACCCAACCGAATGGGTTGCGCAGTGACGTATGGGGAGTACTTCGCCAGCCCGTCACCTACGGGCAGGGCGAACGCAAGGGCACCTATCTGGAGGTCGCCTACTCGCCGCTCGCGCACATGACTACTGCTCGCGAAATCGAAGAGTACAGCGGTTGGCCCTCGCCAGACTGGTGGGACTACGGCCATATTGCTGACGAATGCCGCCGGCACGCCGGGAAGTGCGTTGTGTACGCAGGCGATCGGCTGGATCGCACCGCGCAACTCAAGACAGCTATGTATCTGCGCGGTGTGGAGCAGATCCTGATCGACTTGGCGCTCAATCCGGGAATCGTAGAACGCATTGTTGAGCGCGTCACCACGTATTTCCTTGAGTACAATCGGCGGGTCTTCCAGGCCGCCGCGCGGGCAATTGACATCTTCATGATGGGTGATGATTTTGGAATGCAGACCGGGCTCTTCATGAGCCCGGAGAAGTGGAAGCGTTTTTTCGCACCCGGGTTTCGGCAATGCATTGAGTTGGCCCACGAGTACGGCGTGAAGACAATGCACCATACGTGCGGCGCTGTAGAGCCCCTCATCCCTGAGTTCATTGATGCAGGGCTCGACATTCTCCAAGCCCTCCAACCGCGCGCCGCCGGTATGGATCTGGCCGGCCTCAAGAAGAAGTACGGTCGCCACCTTTGCCTGCACGGATCAATGGATATCCAGCAGACAATGCCCTTTGGGAGTCCCCAGGACGTAAGGCGCGAGGTGCGGGAGCGCATGGATGTGGGTAAGCCGGGCGGGGGCTTCATCATCTGTACTGCGCACAACCTTCAACTGGATGTTCCCACCGAGAACATCGCGGCGCTACTGGAAGCCTATCATGAATACGCCCCGTATTGA
- a CDS encoding sugar phosphate isomerase/epimerase family protein translates to MSMQEASRIRFGISSFATVRQPLAEVESALAGFGVGVEVMCEVPHAWPAPVPWQRGNLLALHVPMLGINIASTNPGIRKESASQVIDVIGEAARLGAPGVVVHPGAPPHEGVLPRDRGLPYAIESLRLCAEAAGAAGLEVYLENMPAIAQFEGGPRIAHSYGAAYDELRHIFEAVGHPSLRLCLDLGHAFLSGRGTLEALVADEDVVHVHASDNRGGRDDHLAWGDGEVSKSVDLAHDLPRSVRTVVFETNSLEACARSLVRVGAWLCRP, encoded by the coding sequence ATGTCGATGCAGGAAGCGTCCCGGATCAGGTTCGGCATCTCGAGCTTCGCCACGGTCAGGCAACCTCTGGCGGAGGTCGAAAGCGCGCTCGCGGGGTTCGGGGTGGGTGTCGAGGTGATGTGCGAGGTCCCGCATGCCTGGCCCGCTCCGGTGCCGTGGCAGCGCGGGAACCTGCTTGCGCTGCATGTGCCGATGCTGGGCATCAACATAGCCAGCACCAACCCGGGAATCCGCAAGGAGTCTGCCAGTCAGGTGATCGACGTCATAGGTGAGGCGGCACGGCTGGGTGCACCAGGAGTTGTCGTCCATCCCGGTGCGCCGCCGCACGAAGGGGTCCTGCCGAGGGACCGAGGGCTTCCATACGCAATTGAATCCCTGCGGCTCTGCGCCGAGGCTGCCGGGGCCGCCGGCCTTGAGGTCTACCTAGAGAACATGCCTGCCATCGCGCAGTTCGAAGGCGGGCCGCGGATCGCCCACAGCTACGGAGCGGCATACGACGAGCTGCGCCACATCTTCGAGGCGGTCGGGCACCCGTCGTTGCGGCTGTGCCTGGACCTCGGCCATGCCTTTCTTTCCGGCAGGGGTACCCTTGAAGCCCTGGTGGCTGATGAAGACGTAGTGCATGTTCACGCCAGCGACAACCGGGGGGGGCGCGACGACCACCTCGCGTGGGGAGACGGCGAGGTCTCGAAGTCCGTGGACCTGGCGCATGACCTCCCACGATCGGTGCGCACGGTTGTTTTTGAGACCAACAGCCTGGAGGCGTGCGCGCGGTCGCTGGTGCGGGTCGGTGCATGGCTGTGCCGTCCATGA
- a CDS encoding MFS transporter: MTVDVTQGPGSRALAPVSGALAWLMVAHFTNDLYNNYLPALLPLLADVHRMSLSRAGLLISISTITGSLFQPVFGYIADSTRLRVVASVGLACAALGSALLGVAPSYLWLVLVTVMHGFGTAAFHPQSAGFVHLLSGARKGTRMAIYIMAGQSGQALGPLLAAFVAVRAGLPWVTLTVIPALLVSLVLVRVVPWHWRVGQKSGVSAGLRDALRQNLGGLARLMGLVMSRATLLHCMLALLPFMFHARGAPVTAGAAAITAMIFSGAVGGMVGGYLSDRYGRRLVLFVSFAIASPLFLAAIMSRGPATIIFLALGGAALLGSSSLVTVEAQSLLPAHASMAAGLMLGVGMGVGGLLVGPVSALAQVFGIIPVLTVVSLLPLPGSILTLSLAGTNPGPSAGTGVVVEE; encoded by the coding sequence TTGACCGTAGACGTCACGCAGGGACCGGGCAGCCGCGCGCTCGCACCGGTGTCGGGGGCGCTGGCCTGGTTGATGGTCGCGCACTTCACGAACGACCTGTACAACAACTACCTCCCTGCGCTGCTCCCGTTGCTGGCCGACGTACATCGCATGAGCCTGAGCCGGGCCGGCCTGCTGATCTCGATCTCAACCATTACAGGATCCCTGTTTCAGCCGGTGTTTGGGTATATCGCCGACAGCACGCGACTTCGCGTCGTGGCATCGGTGGGGCTGGCGTGCGCGGCGCTGGGATCGGCTCTGCTCGGCGTGGCCCCGTCGTATCTCTGGCTCGTGCTTGTCACCGTAATGCACGGATTCGGGACGGCGGCCTTTCACCCGCAGTCGGCAGGGTTCGTCCACCTGCTGTCGGGCGCGCGTAAGGGGACGCGGATGGCGATCTACATCATGGCCGGGCAGTCCGGACAGGCCCTGGGCCCTCTGCTGGCAGCGTTCGTGGCGGTTCGCGCCGGATTGCCGTGGGTCACCCTGACCGTCATCCCGGCACTGCTCGTGTCACTGGTCCTTGTGCGCGTCGTCCCGTGGCACTGGCGCGTGGGGCAGAAATCGGGGGTGTCCGCGGGCCTGCGGGACGCGCTGCGCCAGAATCTAGGCGGGCTGGCGCGTCTGATGGGTCTTGTCATGTCCCGCGCGACCCTGCTGCACTGCATGCTGGCCCTGCTGCCGTTCATGTTCCACGCCCGCGGCGCGCCCGTCACGGCCGGGGCGGCGGCGATCACCGCGATGATCTTCTCCGGTGCGGTGGGAGGGATGGTTGGGGGATATCTCTCGGACCGCTACGGCAGGCGCCTGGTTCTGTTTGTATCGTTTGCGATTGCCTCCCCGCTGTTTCTCGCAGCGATCATGTCCAGGGGGCCGGCGACGATCATCTTCCTGGCCCTGGGAGGGGCCGCGTTGCTGGGCTCGTCGTCGCTCGTAACGGTCGAGGCGCAGAGCCTGCTCCCCGCGCATGCGAGCATGGCCGCGGGCTTGATGCTGGGCGTAGGCATGGGCGTCGGCGGCCTTCTGGTCGGACCGGTCAGCGCCCTCGCACAGGTGTTCGGCATCATCCCCGTGCTGACCGTGGTGAGTCTCCTGCCGCTTCCGGGAAGCATCCTGACGCTGTCACTGGCCGGAACCAATCCGGGGCCTTCAGCGGGCACGGGGGTAGTAGTCGAGGAGTAG